One Ktedonobacteraceae bacterium genomic window carries:
- a CDS encoding mycofactocin-coupled SDR family oxidoreductase, which produces MRFRDQVVLITGAGRGQGRAHALGFAREGAHLLLCDTLRSYSSVPYLLCSADDLLRTAGEIEAMGQCIIVHHADVTDLNEMQKAADRAIAELGPIDIVVANAGLYSFATTWELTEEQWDETVAVALKGAWITCKTVIPHMLARKKGKIICIGSIGSFKGLPGLGHYVAAKHGIMGLVKTLAVELAPYNINVNAVCPTTVDTDMINNQAFYDYFAGGPGPNATRENVIARMNEMNLFRDRGIVTPEDITAVVLWLASSEASHITGCALPVDAGFLTR; this is translated from the coding sequence ATGCGATTTCGTGACCAGGTGGTTCTGATAACAGGTGCAGGCCGTGGGCAAGGACGAGCTCATGCTTTAGGCTTTGCTCGCGAGGGAGCTCATCTACTCCTCTGTGATACTCTCCGTTCCTATTCCTCAGTTCCTTATCTCCTCTGTTCTGCTGATGATTTACTCCGGACTGCTGGCGAGATCGAAGCGATGGGTCAATGTATAATTGTGCATCACGCAGATGTCACTGACCTCAATGAGATGCAGAAAGCCGCTGATAGAGCTATTGCAGAGCTAGGCCCTATTGACATTGTTGTGGCAAATGCAGGGTTGTACTCATTTGCCACAACATGGGAACTCACAGAGGAGCAATGGGATGAGACAGTTGCAGTGGCACTCAAGGGTGCGTGGATCACATGTAAAACTGTGATACCACACATGCTTGCGCGAAAAAAGGGGAAAATTATCTGCATCGGCTCGATAGGTAGTTTTAAGGGCTTGCCAGGTTTGGGTCATTACGTTGCTGCTAAGCATGGAATAATGGGTCTGGTGAAGACATTAGCAGTAGAGTTGGCCCCCTACAACATCAATGTCAACGCGGTCTGTCCCACAACTGTAGATACCGATATGATTAACAACCAGGCATTCTACGACTATTTTGCAGGGGGCCCAGGACCAAATGCCACCCGCGAGAACGTGATTGCCCGTATGAACGAAATGAATCTCTTCAGGGACAGGGGAATAGTTACTCCCGAAGATATTACTGCTGTCGTTCTCTGGCTTGCCTCTTCTGAGGCAAGCCACATTACGGGATGTGCATTACCTGTAGACGCTGGGTTTTTGACCCGTTAA
- the secF gene encoding protein translocase subunit SecF — MFNLVGKRYIFLLISLIVIIPGTISLIVKGLDVGIDFAGGASVQFRPEKTLTDVQVQNLVKPLNLDSLEVQTGNDPSVAANQTIWIRLNTNIDTNVQDVIQNDLKKAYPTSSKLSTVFHPLVLNGKTVTVVVVTGFASGVNPKISDIEKALSKLPDTSNPAIGPPTAAATPTASPTATATSKATPTATPKATVTPGATATGTTTGTGPVAHGTPTATPTPTTTKPNPANIPVSIVDVRQGATTQTITLLTRSDLSQNDLLKLQQVFINNGNNYIQLLNNASVSGSVASDTTRNAFLAVLAASVLILLYIWFSFRKVAKPWRYGACAIIALLHDVLVVLGVFSFLGWIFHVQVDALFLTALLTVVGFSVHDTIVVFDRIRENMQRRTSETFEQVVNASLVQTMARSLNTSLTVLFTLSALTLFGGDSIRSFTGALLVGIFSGTYSSIFNASMLLVIWEKGELGFNRLGGGEPEADRREARELARTRG, encoded by the coding sequence GTGTTCAATCTTGTAGGAAAACGCTATATCTTTCTTTTGATATCGTTGATCGTCATTATTCCAGGTACCATCTCATTGATTGTGAAAGGACTGGACGTCGGTATCGACTTTGCCGGTGGAGCAAGCGTTCAATTTCGTCCTGAAAAGACCTTGACGGATGTTCAGGTACAAAACCTGGTCAAGCCGCTCAACCTGGACAGCTTGGAGGTTCAGACAGGAAATGACCCATCAGTAGCTGCCAACCAGACCATCTGGATTCGTTTGAATACGAATATTGATACAAATGTACAAGATGTTATCCAGAACGATTTGAAAAAAGCGTACCCGACGAGTAGTAAGCTTTCCACCGTCTTCCATCCGCTCGTTCTGAATGGGAAAACGGTCACAGTCGTTGTCGTCACAGGATTTGCTTCTGGAGTCAATCCTAAGATTAGCGATATTGAGAAGGCACTCAGCAAGCTGCCTGATACCTCAAACCCAGCGATAGGACCTCCAACAGCGGCCGCCACGCCAACGGCAAGTCCGACCGCCACAGCTACATCTAAGGCCACTCCAACGGCTACGCCTAAAGCGACTGTTACGCCAGGAGCGACCGCTACAGGTACGACTACCGGTACCGGGCCGGTAGCGCACGGTACGCCAACCGCCACGCCGACGCCAACAACGACGAAGCCGAATCCTGCCAACATTCCGGTTAGTATAGTCGATGTGCGACAGGGAGCAACAACGCAAACCATTACGCTACTGACACGCTCCGATCTTTCGCAGAACGATCTCCTGAAGCTGCAGCAGGTCTTCATTAATAATGGCAACAACTACATCCAGTTGCTGAATAATGCTTCGGTTTCCGGCTCCGTGGCTTCGGATACGACGCGCAACGCATTCCTGGCTGTGCTGGCCGCCTCGGTGCTGATCCTGCTCTACATCTGGTTCTCGTTCCGCAAGGTGGCGAAGCCGTGGCGTTATGGCGCATGCGCTATCATCGCGCTGCTGCACGATGTGCTGGTGGTGCTCGGCGTCTTCTCGTTCCTGGGCTGGATATTCCATGTCCAGGTTGACGCGCTGTTCCTCACGGCCCTGCTGACGGTCGTAGGTTTCTCGGTGCATGATACGATTGTGGTATTCGACCGTATTCGTGAGAATATGCAACGCCGTACCTCGGAGACGTTCGAGCAGGTGGTGAATGCCAGCCTGGTACAAACGATGGCGCGTTCGCTCAACACCTCGCTCACCGTACTTTTCACCCTGAGCGCCCTGACGCTCTTCGGTGGAGATAGCATCCGCTCATTTACCGGAGCCTTGCTGGTCGGTATCTTTAGTGGTACCTACTCCTCCATCTTCAATGCCAGTATGCTGTTGGTGATCTGGGAAAAGGGCGAGCTCGGTTTCAATCGCCTGGGTGGTGGAGAGCCGGAGGCGGATCGCCGCGAGGCACGCGAACTGGCACGCACACGCGGATAG
- a CDS encoding CHAD domain-containing protein, with amino-acid sequence MQDQSSPVRAAIDIGSNTIHIVVARCAPDALDIVEDQVEMVRIGESVNATGEISQQKRNDTIATLNQYKALAGQHGAEQVFVVATEAIRKATNGEQFLQDVKRETGLEVQIISGTVEAVLTFLGASYELHNEPNAPAQIGVMDLGGGSMELITAKNMQITWQTSVPIGSGWLHDRYLPSNPPTNQEIEVATTFLQTYLQNMDIKRFPPVLIVTGGSANSLLYLVQRAFHLDTSSRLTQENLMRCMGLMMALPAEEIAQRYEQPLDRARILPAGALIIQKVMTRLRLDEVRVSPHGIREGVLLAYARYGDHWLEKVKESAEAASAGKGANASAQFATPKEETFAQSGRRMLLDRTKKMLDWCDEVLKHEDVEAVHKMRVASRRLRATLDAFESCSDPKVFKKLYRKIKKAADILGAARDTDVMLQNLQAQLEQMNDEDRPGMQWLISRLKDYRQEKQQELERFLRNLDMDALEEQAEACIPGGV; translated from the coding sequence ATGCAGGATCAGTCCTCTCCCGTGCGAGCCGCCATCGACATTGGCAGTAACACGATCCATATCGTTGTTGCGCGCTGCGCTCCTGATGCCCTCGATATTGTCGAGGACCAGGTGGAAATGGTGCGCATCGGCGAAAGTGTCAATGCAACCGGAGAGATTTCGCAACAGAAACGGAACGATACTATCGCCACGCTCAATCAATATAAAGCTCTGGCCGGACAACATGGAGCCGAGCAGGTTTTCGTCGTGGCCACAGAAGCCATTCGCAAGGCTACGAACGGTGAGCAGTTTTTGCAGGATGTGAAGCGCGAGACCGGCCTGGAGGTGCAAATCATCAGTGGCACCGTCGAGGCAGTGCTGACCTTTCTCGGCGCTTCCTATGAGCTGCATAACGAACCTAATGCACCGGCCCAGATTGGTGTAATGGACCTGGGAGGCGGAAGCATGGAATTGATCACCGCGAAAAACATGCAGATCACCTGGCAAACATCCGTCCCTATTGGTTCAGGCTGGCTGCATGATCGCTACCTTCCTTCTAATCCTCCAACGAACCAGGAAATTGAGGTCGCGACTACCTTTCTGCAAACCTACCTGCAAAATATGGATATCAAGCGCTTCCCACCCGTTCTGATCGTCACCGGTGGAAGCGCTAACTCGCTGCTGTACCTCGTCCAGCGCGCGTTTCACCTTGATACGAGCAGCCGACTAACGCAGGAGAATCTTATGCGCTGCATGGGGCTGATGATGGCGCTGCCCGCCGAAGAAATTGCTCAGCGATATGAACAGCCACTAGATCGGGCGCGTATTCTACCGGCTGGCGCGTTGATTATACAGAAAGTGATGACGCGCCTGCGCCTGGATGAGGTACGAGTAAGCCCACACGGCATTCGTGAGGGCGTGCTGCTGGCCTATGCCCGTTATGGAGATCACTGGTTGGAGAAGGTCAAAGAAAGCGCTGAGGCCGCCAGTGCGGGTAAGGGAGCAAATGCATCCGCTCAGTTTGCTACTCCAAAGGAGGAGACGTTTGCGCAATCTGGCAGGCGCATGCTGCTGGATCGCACAAAGAAGATGCTGGATTGGTGCGATGAGGTTCTGAAGCACGAAGATGTCGAAGCGGTGCATAAGATGCGTGTTGCCTCGCGCCGCCTGCGTGCTACGCTCGATGCGTTCGAGTCATGCTCAGACCCCAAAGTCTTTAAGAAGCTCTACCGGAAGATCAAAAAGGCCGCCGATATTTTGGGAGCGGCGCGCGATACAGATGTGATGCTGCAAAACTTGCAGGCTCAATTAGAGCAAATGAATGACGAGGATCGGCCCGGCATGCAGTGGCTCATTTCACGCCTGAAAGACTACCGGCAGGAGAAACAACAGGAGTTGGAACGCTTCCTTCGCAATCTGGATATGGATGCTTTGGAAGAACAGGCTGAAGCCTGTATTCCTGGAGGTGTGTAG
- a CDS encoding helix-turn-helix domain-containing protein gives MPIDIDNETYYSVNEALAFLGIARDTLYRRIDEGKLRKYRHGAKNRVYFRLADLKALKELHPVEREREEESDTRAT, from the coding sequence ATGCCAATTGATATCGATAACGAGACCTACTATTCGGTAAATGAGGCTCTTGCATTTCTCGGGATCGCTAGGGATACACTCTATAGGCGCATTGATGAGGGGAAGTTGCGAAAATACAGACATGGAGCAAAAAACCGTGTCTATTTTCGTTTGGCTGACTTGAAAGCTTTAAAGGAGTTACACCCCGTCGAGAGAGAACGTGAGGAGGAGTCGGATACACGTGCAACCTAG
- a CDS encoding class I SAM-dependent methyltransferase, giving the protein MDYRLRPALSKQEAIRVGKLIVLAQHDQLALKYQEQRFHTKGYRVRETPHFVFCQKQSPHQTVLMHTFGQADIDADLICFIEKELDSFGFISSAKDFGAVLFAILASTFPSPRNQRIIWQRFCFNTLVKLREQIAHPLSTPPEVSYIAPFATIYRRIFDLCIGQSLLDIGCSFGFLPILMNERFPNMQTIMGCDNNPDALNFSMDTAEVASVRHVTFKLQDVLDATILSLGTFDTVTAIHLLEHLPEVQLAQAFEHLLKLTRHRLIVAVPYEQQVTTVYGHEQLFSREKLEKWGKWSIETLKSPVTYWCEDVAGGLLIVDRLS; this is encoded by the coding sequence TTGGATTATCGTTTGAGGCCAGCATTAAGCAAACAAGAAGCCATCCGTGTGGGCAAGTTGATCGTATTGGCTCAGCATGATCAACTTGCCCTGAAGTATCAGGAACAGCGCTTTCATACAAAGGGCTATCGAGTAAGGGAAACGCCGCACTTTGTGTTCTGTCAGAAGCAGTCTCCTCATCAAACAGTATTGATGCACACATTTGGGCAAGCAGATATTGATGCAGACCTCATCTGCTTCATTGAAAAGGAGCTAGACTCATTTGGTTTCATTTCATCTGCCAAGGATTTTGGGGCTGTTCTCTTTGCCATTCTAGCTTCTACATTTCCATCGCCACGCAATCAGCGCATCATTTGGCAGCGGTTCTGCTTCAATACGCTAGTCAAGCTGCGTGAACAAATTGCTCATCCTCTTTCCACACCTCCAGAGGTTTCCTATATTGCCCCTTTTGCGACGATCTATCGGCGTATCTTTGACCTCTGCATCGGGCAGAGCCTCCTTGACATCGGATGCAGCTTTGGCTTTTTACCGATCCTAATGAACGAGCGTTTCCCCAATATGCAAACAATCATGGGCTGCGATAACAACCCTGATGCGCTCAATTTTTCCATGGATACAGCAGAGGTTGCTAGCGTGCGCCACGTCACATTTAAGTTACAAGATGTGCTGGATGCGACTATTCTTAGCCTGGGAACCTTCGACACGGTAACAGCTATTCATCTGCTGGAACATCTTCCAGAAGTTCAACTTGCTCAAGCATTTGAACATCTCTTGAAGCTGACACGCCACCGCTTGATAGTCGCAGTACCTTACGAACAGCAGGTTACAACGGTATATGGGCACGAACAGCTATTTTCACGGGAAAAACTAGAAAAGTGGGGAAAGTGGAGCATTGAGACGCTTAAGAGTCCTGTAACATATTGGTGTGAGGACGTTGCAGGTGGATTGCTCATTGTAGATCGCCTGTCATAA
- a CDS encoding HD domain-containing protein, whose product MTTPFSVEELGWWQLSEPTAEELHLSGGLRVEDWPHARHVERLSLQLFEATQPLHKLDKRTLRLLKRAAFLHNVGMLVEARRHHKHSFRLINETSLPDFSDEERFEIACIARYHRRALPSTSHEEYAALSRQARRRVSILASLLRVADALDYSHDGRVLRVAAAREQTNEKQWTLLLWKRPLADLDDELEHAHKKADLFEKVFKRKLHFVVQE is encoded by the coding sequence ATGACAACGCCATTTTCAGTTGAGGAACTGGGTTGGTGGCAACTTTCCGAGCCGACCGCCGAGGAACTGCATTTGAGTGGAGGGCTGCGTGTCGAGGACTGGCCTCATGCTCGCCACGTAGAACGACTCAGCTTGCAGCTTTTTGAAGCCACACAGCCCCTGCATAAGCTGGATAAACGCACCTTGCGCCTGCTTAAACGCGCTGCCTTCTTGCACAATGTCGGTATGCTGGTCGAGGCGCGCCGCCACCACAAACATTCTTTCCGCCTCATCAACGAAACGTCGCTGCCCGATTTTAGCGATGAAGAGCGATTCGAAATTGCATGCATAGCCCGCTATCACCGCCGCGCTTTACCCTCTACTTCGCACGAAGAGTATGCCGCGTTGAGCCGACAGGCTCGCCGGCGCGTCTCCATTCTGGCGTCATTACTGCGCGTAGCCGATGCCCTCGACTATAGCCACGATGGACGTGTGCTGCGTGTGGCCGCCGCCAGAGAGCAAACAAATGAAAAGCAATGGACGCTATTGCTCTGGAAACGCCCCCTGGCAGACCTGGATGATGAGCTTGAACATGCCCACAAGAAGGCAGACCTTTTCGAGAAGGTGTTCAAACGCAAATTGCACTTCGTGGTGCAGGAATGA
- a CDS encoding VOC family protein — translation MLTGLDHIIIGVHDLEQAAQVFSQKLGLAVSGGGIHPSGGTANRIIVIGDTYIELIAVNRPEEASPRMLERLAKGEGYLNFVLSSDNIEADSAAMKERGISIFGPTPGELRSADGRTRQWQRADIEIPELAQHYPFIIQHDSTGEERRFRLAGWQTPPRHPLGATQVLSTTIAVADLGEAARRFQHIYNLSPSDSFTGEADSWDAMLVAFPLGPFGAGEVKQIDGTAVVAQQSFELAVPLPLSVESDVEDLYLPEPGALARYLERFGESLCRMTLAVENLEAARCYLDEHGVTYTHEQGNEESPRPVLWIHPADACGASIVLHEHDPKFVISASGFPEE, via the coding sequence ATGCTAACAGGGCTGGATCATATTATCATCGGTGTGCATGACCTGGAACAGGCGGCACAGGTATTCAGCCAGAAACTTGGGTTGGCAGTATCGGGCGGAGGTATCCATCCCTCCGGCGGTACTGCCAATCGCATTATTGTGATCGGCGATACCTATATCGAACTGATCGCGGTCAATAGGCCAGAGGAAGCATCGCCCAGAATGCTTGAGCGGCTGGCCAAAGGCGAAGGCTATCTTAATTTCGTGCTGTCCTCCGATAATATCGAGGCCGATAGCGCAGCCATGAAAGAGCGCGGCATCTCCATCTTCGGCCCTACGCCGGGAGAATTGAGGAGCGCGGATGGCCGGACACGCCAATGGCAGCGCGCCGATATAGAGATTCCAGAACTCGCGCAGCACTATCCTTTCATCATCCAGCACGATAGTACGGGTGAAGAACGACGTTTTCGCCTGGCAGGTTGGCAGACGCCACCGCGCCATCCCCTTGGTGCCACACAGGTACTCAGCACAACAATTGCCGTCGCCGACCTTGGCGAGGCCGCGCGGCGTTTCCAGCATATCTATAATCTGTCGCCATCGGATTCATTCACTGGCGAGGCCGATTCGTGGGACGCCATGCTGGTTGCATTCCCCCTGGGCCCGTTCGGAGCAGGCGAGGTAAAGCAAATAGACGGCACCGCTGTGGTTGCGCAGCAGAGTTTCGAGCTGGCAGTGCCACTCCCACTTTCAGTTGAAAGCGATGTAGAAGACCTGTACCTGCCGGAGCCGGGCGCGCTTGCCCGCTACCTGGAACGTTTTGGAGAGAGTCTATGCCGCATGACGCTCGCGGTTGAGAATCTTGAAGCAGCGCGGTGCTACCTGGACGAACACGGCGTCACCTATACACACGAGCAGGGGAATGAAGAAAGCCCGCGCCCGGTGTTATGGATTCATCCTGCTGATGCCTGTGGCGCCTCGATAGTGCTACACGAACACGACCCCAAATTTGTGATTTCCGCGTCCGGCTTTCCTGAGGAATAA
- a CDS encoding CHAD domain-containing protein: MAKARPLKGLNPSAPTGQNARIIAKVRLEELYNWQKCVDDPYSVRELHNLRIAAKRLRYTFEVFEEFFPEASHPIVDELQQLQDELGELHDSDVMIAMLRLCLGSQDAGTISDTAKQKEKPLVQPELVNDLLDPAVAPTSEERYGLESLLHKQEQLREEQYAAFRKHWYELQARDFRREILDVLKS; the protein is encoded by the coding sequence ATGGCAAAAGCCAGGCCGCTCAAGGGACTGAATCCATCTGCTCCTACCGGGCAGAATGCGCGCATTATCGCCAAAGTGCGCCTCGAAGAATTGTATAACTGGCAAAAATGCGTCGACGATCCATACAGCGTACGCGAGTTGCATAACCTGCGCATTGCAGCTAAACGGCTCCGCTATACGTTTGAAGTTTTTGAGGAGTTTTTCCCCGAAGCCAGCCATCCTATCGTCGATGAACTGCAGCAGCTACAGGACGAGCTTGGCGAGTTGCATGACAGCGATGTGATGATTGCAATGCTGCGGCTGTGTTTAGGAAGCCAGGACGCCGGAACAATCTCGGATACCGCGAAACAGAAGGAGAAACCACTCGTGCAGCCCGAGCTGGTGAATGATCTGCTGGACCCGGCGGTCGCTCCCACAAGTGAGGAACGCTACGGGCTGGAGAGTCTGCTGCATAAACAGGAACAATTGCGTGAAGAGCAATATGCTGCTTTCCGCAAGCACTGGTATGAACTGCAAGCACGCGATTTCCGGCGTGAAATACTGGATGTTTTGAAATCATGA
- a CDS encoding helix-turn-helix transcriptional regulator yields the protein MASRQKPKAHPNTRLRHQREQQNLTLQEIADKLYDMCIQEGRESGISADTVGRWERGVSKPEAHYRAKLCKLFGKSAAELGLIEQPVPCPETSLVPFPSSLFDGACYNGTYPPKSTASLSQRGGTPAVIQEVPAVLLRSHPAVDLVMHATDATPEERLGALLALEANDLTAFFDEGWAVDELLESLRIVLHGVRAMPKISRRKLLQLGAAAVISGIPIPEGRHTSEEDRAKLHQALGESIAAGWKIFHTAGNAQVLAVSHAQLYLVQQNHSLLYRSAQPLFYSGVYRLMGAALYFQGRYTEAHQAHEKAYIAALEGADPWNMAQSRSWQAYVLRECENYPEALQMADAALRLISHHHDTESIRLRARLLAFSAENAALLGEKGEVQARLDASERLLEYLPGYHEEFDQVSWLQQAGTCALNLKEYDVAVTRLQQAFNELPPQWILRVVSTAIPLARALIQQGELNRAFALAKKTLPIVRISQSPTLIQEFANYLQTELLASFCHDRSCQAFVAEAQQQLAIA from the coding sequence ATGGCCTCGCGCCAAAAGCCAAAAGCTCATCCAAACACACGCCTTCGTCACCAACGAGAGCAGCAGAATCTGACGCTGCAGGAGATCGCAGACAAACTCTATGACATGTGTATCCAGGAGGGCCGTGAGAGTGGGATCAGCGCGGACACCGTTGGAAGATGGGAGCGCGGCGTTAGCAAACCCGAAGCTCATTATCGAGCAAAACTTTGCAAACTCTTCGGCAAAAGTGCTGCTGAACTTGGTTTGATCGAGCAACCAGTTCCCTGCCCTGAGACGAGCCTGGTTCCTTTTCCCTCCTCTCTTTTTGACGGAGCGTGTTATAATGGAACGTACCCTCCAAAGAGTACAGCATCACTTTCTCAGAGAGGAGGAACCCCAGCAGTCATCCAGGAAGTTCCAGCGGTATTGCTTCGCTCTCATCCAGCAGTTGATCTCGTCATGCACGCGACGGATGCCACACCAGAAGAGCGACTCGGAGCATTGCTCGCCTTGGAAGCCAATGATCTGACCGCTTTTTTCGATGAAGGATGGGCAGTGGACGAACTTTTGGAATCATTGCGGATCGTACTGCACGGGGTACGGGCTATGCCTAAAATTTCACGACGCAAATTGCTCCAACTCGGAGCTGCCGCTGTCATAAGCGGCATTCCTATTCCTGAAGGGCGGCACACTTCAGAAGAGGACCGGGCCAAACTCCACCAGGCGCTAGGGGAGAGCATCGCAGCTGGATGGAAGATTTTCCATACCGCAGGAAATGCGCAGGTCTTAGCAGTTAGCCACGCACAATTGTATCTGGTACAGCAAAACCATTCATTGCTCTACCGAAGTGCGCAACCTTTGTTCTATTCTGGTGTCTATCGGCTGATGGGGGCTGCGCTCTATTTCCAGGGAAGATACACTGAAGCCCACCAAGCACACGAAAAAGCCTATATTGCTGCCTTGGAAGGTGCTGATCCTTGGAATATGGCCCAGAGTCGAAGCTGGCAGGCATATGTATTGAGAGAATGCGAGAACTATCCTGAAGCGTTACAGATGGCAGATGCTGCACTAAGACTAATCTCACACCATCATGATACTGAAAGTATTCGGCTTCGAGCGCGCCTTCTTGCCTTCTCAGCTGAAAATGCCGCGCTCTTAGGTGAAAAAGGAGAGGTACAAGCAAGACTTGATGCCTCAGAAAGACTACTTGAGTACCTTCCGGGCTACCATGAAGAGTTTGACCAGGTAAGCTGGTTGCAACAAGCAGGAACCTGTGCCTTGAATCTCAAAGAATACGATGTGGCAGTAACACGGCTGCAACAAGCATTCAATGAGCTTCCGCCCCAATGGATATTGCGCGTTGTTTCCACCGCTATTCCCTTGGCAAGAGCTTTGATACAGCAGGGGGAGCTCAATCGTGCTTTTGCTCTTGCCAAAAAAACGTTACCAATTGTCAGGATTTCGCAGTCTCCGACGCTTATACAGGAATTTGCCAACTACTTGCAGACAGAATTGCTTGCTAGTTTCTGCCACGACAGGTCCTGTCAAGCATTTGTTGCGGAGGCACAGCAGCAACTCGCTATTGCCTAG
- a CDS encoding UvrD-helicase domain-containing protein, protein MLPSPYQQAIYAWIEQGAGNALVDAVAGSGKTTTLIEGAKRLKTRNACFVAFNKVIADEIANRLQASGSPMQASTIHSLGKRCLGQVRIERHKYIKLCRKYLQSLPDLEMVLKDTPEATAVKQLRTLVNFTQLTLTEPTEENLLRLAEHYALDEVLALSVRHDLLWETIWSGVSSIIEQGIEQYQRERLIDFNDMVYLPTALHLPMPQFDFLFIDEAQDLNRAQLELVLACTSPQGRLLFVGDRRQSIYGFSGADTASIQNIIERTQAQVLPLSICYRCPSLPIQLAQQIYPDIQAAPAAERGTVGIISQDDFLRRVQPDPGGCAVIGRCTAPLVSLCLKLLQQGKRAKVRGRDIGASILDVLERLKKSRHFHFAAFLELLEAYREAQLEVLGAKPEQNEMAIDAFLDKIETVIAFHQAYCTQARCQKTPVTIEGFERYVSDFFSDEDERQCILFSTIHKAKGLEFNVVYVLPEKIPHPLAKNAWQYEQECNAEYVLLTRAKQAMYFIGRLISNLALPSDEPTTSTPEGFTAPTPLEPALVVEAEALPTHQEQASKKGGRPRKDKMRLQIKVSQEVVAYLRTLKGGDDGYSGYVESLIRNDPQFLQFLASSHTISCV, encoded by the coding sequence ATGCTACCCAGTCCGTATCAGCAAGCCATTTACGCCTGGATCGAACAGGGAGCCGGCAACGCCCTGGTTGATGCCGTCGCCGGCTCGGGCAAAACGACGACCTTGATTGAAGGAGCCAAACGACTCAAGACCCGCAATGCTTGCTTTGTCGCCTTCAACAAGGTGATTGCCGACGAGATTGCCAATCGCCTGCAAGCCAGTGGCTCACCTATGCAAGCGAGTACTATCCATAGCCTGGGCAAACGCTGCCTGGGCCAGGTACGTATTGAGCGTCACAAGTATATCAAACTGTGCCGCAAGTACCTCCAGAGTCTTCCTGATCTGGAAATGGTGCTCAAAGACACCCCGGAGGCGACGGCCGTCAAGCAATTGCGCACCCTGGTCAATTTCACGCAATTGACGCTGACTGAGCCCACTGAAGAGAACCTGCTCCGCCTGGCAGAGCACTATGCCCTGGACGAAGTGCTCGCCCTCAGTGTTCGCCATGACCTGTTGTGGGAGACAATCTGGAGCGGCGTGAGCAGTATCATTGAGCAGGGCATCGAGCAATACCAGCGTGAGCGCCTCATCGACTTCAACGATATGGTGTACTTGCCGACGGCACTGCACCTGCCCATGCCACAGTTCGACTTCCTCTTTATCGACGAGGCGCAGGACTTGAACCGCGCCCAGTTGGAACTGGTCCTTGCTTGCACGAGTCCACAGGGGCGCTTACTCTTTGTCGGAGATCGCAGGCAGTCCATTTACGGCTTCAGTGGCGCTGATACAGCCAGCATCCAGAATATCATCGAACGCACGCAGGCACAGGTGCTGCCCCTCTCCATCTGCTATCGCTGCCCGTCGTTGCCCATCCAATTGGCCCAGCAGATATACCCGGACATCCAAGCGGCGCCAGCGGCTGAGCGTGGAACTGTTGGTATCATTTCTCAGGATGACTTCCTCCGGCGTGTGCAACCTGATCCGGGTGGCTGCGCAGTGATCGGGCGGTGTACCGCGCCCCTGGTCAGTCTGTGCTTGAAACTCTTACAGCAAGGAAAGCGGGCCAAAGTCCGGGGGCGCGATATTGGTGCGAGCATTCTGGATGTGCTTGAACGCTTGAAGAAATCCAGGCACTTCCACTTTGCCGCGTTTCTGGAACTGCTGGAAGCCTACCGCGAGGCTCAGCTCGAAGTCCTGGGAGCCAAACCTGAGCAGAATGAGATGGCGATTGACGCCTTCTTGGACAAGATCGAGACGGTGATCGCCTTCCACCAAGCGTACTGCACCCAGGCGCGCTGCCAGAAAACACCGGTCACCATTGAAGGCTTTGAGAGGTATGTCAGCGACTTCTTTAGCGATGAAGACGAACGCCAGTGCATTCTCTTCTCAACCATCCACAAAGCCAAGGGCCTGGAGTTCAACGTGGTCTACGTGCTGCCGGAGAAAATCCCGCATCCGCTGGCCAAGAACGCCTGGCAGTACGAGCAGGAATGCAACGCCGAGTATGTCTTGCTCACCCGCGCCAAGCAAGCCATGTACTTCATCGGACGACTGATCAGCAACCTGGCACTGCCATCCGATGAGCCAACCACATCAACCCCGGAGGGGTTTACTGCACCAACCCCACTGGAGCCTGCGCTCGTCGTTGAAGCGGAGGCCCTTCCCACTCATCAGGAGCAGGCCAGCAAGAAAGGCGGCAGGCCACGGAAGGACAAAATGCGCCTGCAGATCAAAGTGAGCCAGGAGGTGGTGGCCTACCTGCGGACGCTGAAAGGCGGGGACGACGGCTACAGTGGCTATGTCGAGAGCCTGATCCGCAACGATCCCCAGTTCCTTCAGTTCCTCGCGTCATCGCACACCATTTCGTGTGTATGA